A portion of the Rhodanobacter sp. AS-Z3 genome contains these proteins:
- the phoU gene encoding phosphate signaling complex protein PhoU, whose amino-acid sequence MTTGTDHIIKSYDGELTRLTGEIVRMGELSVKQLEAAIDVVERRDERAAQRVVDNDDTIDQMEQDVSHDVVRLLALRAPMAGDLRNVFAALRIAADIERIGDYAANVAKRSIPLSMVAPVRPATGLGHLAKLAATGVRDVLAAYRDRDAERAHAVWKNDTVLDEAYTGYFRQLLTYMMEDPRNITPCTHLLFMAKNIERIGDHATNIAENVWFQVTGEPLQAPRKKLDETASADFSGLSIKQDKP is encoded by the coding sequence ATGACCACCGGCACCGACCACATCATCAAGAGTTACGACGGCGAACTGACCCGACTTACCGGCGAGATCGTGCGCATGGGCGAGTTGTCGGTAAAACAACTGGAGGCGGCGATCGACGTGGTCGAGCGTCGCGACGAACGCGCTGCCCAGCGCGTGGTCGACAACGACGACACCATCGACCAGATGGAACAGGACGTCAGCCACGATGTGGTGCGCCTGCTGGCCCTGCGCGCACCGATGGCCGGTGACTTGCGCAACGTGTTCGCCGCGCTGCGTATCGCCGCCGACATCGAACGCATCGGCGACTACGCGGCCAATGTCGCCAAACGCTCGATCCCGCTGTCGATGGTGGCGCCGGTGCGGCCGGCGACAGGCCTCGGGCATCTGGCAAAACTGGCCGCCACCGGCGTGCGTGACGTGCTGGCCGCGTACCGGGATCGCGACGCCGAGCGCGCGCACGCGGTGTGGAAGAACGACACCGTGCTGGACGAAGCCTATACCGGTTACTTCCGTCAATTGCTGACCTACATGATGGAAGACCCACGCAACATCACGCCGTGCACGCATCTGCTTTTCATGGCGAAGAACATCGAGCGCATCGGCGACCACGCGACCAACATCGCCGAAAACGTGTGGTTCCAGGTCACCGGTGAACCCTTGCAGGCACCACGCAAGAAGCTCGACGAGACGGCCAGCGCGGATTTCTCCGGACTGTCGATCAAGCAAGACAAACCGTGA
- the pstA gene encoding phosphate ABC transporter permease PstA: protein MNALYLRRRITNALAMGLSLLATLIGLAFLVWILCETLRQGISALNLQLFTKITAYGEDGGLLNSMVGSLIINFIGIGIATPIGVLAGTWLAEYANRTKLGETIRFLNDILLSAPSIVMGLFVYTIIVLPSTALTHGSTTFSGFAGGVALALIALPVIVRTTDEMLRLVPSTLREAALSLGVPQWKLTLQILIRAARSGIITGVLLALARISGETAPLLFTAFGNNYMALNPLDKMSSLPQIIYQYANDPGDAMHAMAWAGAFVITLFVLLLSLVSRLILSRNKVSHD from the coding sequence ATGAACGCCCTGTACCTGCGCCGCCGCATCACCAACGCACTGGCGATGGGACTCAGCCTGCTGGCTACCCTGATCGGGCTGGCCTTTCTGGTCTGGATTCTGTGCGAGACCCTGCGCCAGGGTATCAGCGCGCTCAACCTGCAACTGTTCACGAAAATCACCGCGTACGGCGAGGATGGCGGCTTGCTCAACTCGATGGTCGGCAGCCTGATCATCAACTTCATCGGCATCGGCATAGCCACGCCCATCGGCGTACTGGCCGGTACCTGGCTGGCCGAATACGCCAACCGCACAAAACTGGGCGAGACGATCCGCTTCCTCAACGACATCCTGCTGTCGGCACCGTCGATCGTGATGGGCCTGTTCGTCTACACCATCATCGTGCTGCCTAGCACCGCACTCACCCACGGCTCCACCACGTTCTCCGGCTTTGCCGGCGGCGTGGCGCTGGCGCTGATCGCGCTGCCGGTGATCGTGCGCACCACCGACGAGATGCTGCGGCTGGTGCCCTCCACGCTGCGCGAGGCGGCATTGTCGCTGGGCGTGCCGCAGTGGAAACTGACTTTGCAGATCCTGATCCGCGCTGCACGCTCGGGCATCATCACCGGCGTGTTGTTGGCGCTGGCGCGAATCAGCGGCGAAACCGCGCCGCTGTTGTTCACCGCGTTCGGCAACAACTACATGGCGCTGAACCCGCTGGACAAGATGTCCAGCCTGCCGCAAATCATCTACCAGTACGCCAACGATCCGGGTGACGCGATGCACGCAATGGCCTGGGCCGGCGCGTTCGTGATCACCCTGTTCGTGTTGCTGCTGAGCCTCGTTTCCCGCCTGATCCTTTCCCGCAACAAGGTGTCCCATGACTAG
- a CDS encoding ATP-binding protein produces the protein MWRRLNSLRGRLTILLAVAALAGAAIYAGVTQWPLPQLLLWMRKDLALTIRAPMQVGIYGGLLASAIVLLPLAFWLAGLVMAPVSRLLRALEGAVASYRDGDFSFSIAVNRRDELGELIRMHNALGQTLREQRQHLVQRELLLDTVVQNTPVALVLTDGSGRVAYSNIASRHLFNEGRSLNGLDFSTLLAEVPEALGKAVEGGKDALLSVEMEGSEETFHLSQRAFRLQGRPHQLHLFRRMTKELSRQEVATWKRVIRVISHELNNSLAPITSLSHSGAELARRGQLDRLPGVFATIGERALHLHRFIAGYASFAKLPTPQLAEITWKPFLDGLALHCQYVLATPLPERPGHFDAAQIEQVLINLIKNAHESGGPQDEVTLSLLEVGNELRIEVADRGPGMSETVLAQALLPFYSTKRSGTGLGLALAREIAEAHGGRVMLANREGGGLRVSLRLPTTLHP, from the coding sequence ATGTGGCGTCGGCTGAATTCGCTGCGCGGACGCCTGACCATCCTGCTGGCGGTGGCTGCGTTGGCGGGCGCGGCGATCTACGCGGGTGTCACCCAGTGGCCGCTGCCGCAGTTGCTGCTGTGGATGCGCAAGGATCTGGCCCTGACCATCCGCGCACCGATGCAAGTGGGCATTTACGGCGGCCTGCTGGCCAGTGCGATCGTGTTGTTGCCGCTGGCATTCTGGCTGGCCGGTCTGGTGATGGCACCGGTCAGTCGTCTGCTGCGTGCGCTTGAAGGTGCGGTAGCCAGTTATCGCGACGGTGATTTCAGCTTCTCCATCGCGGTCAATCGCCGCGATGAACTGGGTGAGTTGATCCGCATGCACAATGCGCTGGGGCAAACCCTGCGCGAGCAACGCCAGCATCTGGTGCAGCGTGAGCTGCTGCTGGACACGGTGGTACAGAACACCCCGGTGGCGCTGGTGCTGACGGATGGGTCCGGTCGGGTTGCCTATTCCAACATCGCCTCGCGTCATTTGTTCAACGAGGGTCGCAGCCTCAACGGGCTGGATTTTTCCACCTTGCTCGCCGAGGTACCCGAAGCCCTGGGCAAGGCGGTGGAAGGTGGCAAGGATGCCTTGCTCAGCGTGGAGATGGAGGGCAGCGAAGAGACCTTCCATCTTTCGCAGCGCGCCTTCCGTTTGCAGGGCCGGCCGCATCAGTTGCATTTGTTCCGGCGCATGACGAAGGAGTTGTCGCGACAGGAAGTGGCGACGTGGAAGCGGGTGATTCGGGTGATCAGTCATGAGCTCAACAACTCGCTGGCACCGATCACCTCGCTGTCGCACTCCGGTGCCGAGCTGGCCCGACGCGGTCAGCTCGACCGCTTGCCCGGCGTCTTCGCCACCATCGGCGAGCGCGCGTTGCACCTGCATCGGTTCATTGCCGGCTACGCCAGCTTTGCCAAGTTGCCCACGCCGCAGCTGGCCGAAATTACCTGGAAGCCGTTCCTTGATGGCCTGGCCCTGCATTGTCAGTACGTCCTTGCAACGCCACTGCCGGAACGGCCCGGACATTTCGACGCCGCGCAGATCGAACAGGTGCTGATCAACCTGATCAAGAACGCGCACGAGTCGGGTGGCCCGCAAGACGAAGTCACCCTATCCCTGCTGGAAGTTGGCAACGAACTGCGCATCGAAGTCGCCGATCGTGGCCCCGGCATGAGCGAGACCGTGCTGGCGCAGGCCTTGCTGCCGTTCTATTCGACCAAGCGTTCCGGCACGGGGCTGGGCCTGGCACTCGCCCGCGAAATTGCCGAGGCACATGGCGGTCGCGTGATGCTGGCCAATCGTGAAGGTGGCGGTTTGCGGGTCAGCTTGCGCTTGCCGACGACCCTGCACCCGTAA
- the pstB gene encoding phosphate ABC transporter ATP-binding protein PstB codes for MTSSALAMNAAPSATATPKLTVRDLHFYYNGFHALKGINMDIPEKKVTAIIGPSGCGKSTLLRIFNRIYAIYPKLEATGEIRLDGDNILDPRYSMNRLRSKVGMVFQKPVPFPMTIFENVAYGIRHHEKLSRKDMENRVEQALRNAALWDEVKGKLKHNALGLSGGQQQRLCIARAIALKPEVLLLDEPTSALDPIATGRIEQLVEELKSQFTIVIVTHNMQQAARCSDQTAFMYLGELIEFDQTEKIFTKPGKKQTEDYITGRFG; via the coding sequence ATGACTAGTTCCGCCCTCGCCATGAACGCGGCGCCGTCGGCAACGGCCACACCCAAGCTGACCGTGCGTGACCTGCACTTCTACTACAACGGGTTCCATGCGCTGAAAGGCATCAACATGGACATTCCGGAGAAGAAGGTTACCGCGATCATCGGCCCGTCCGGCTGTGGCAAATCCACCTTGCTGCGCATCTTTAACCGCATCTACGCGATCTATCCGAAGCTGGAAGCGACGGGCGAGATTCGGCTGGATGGTGACAACATTCTCGATCCCCGCTATTCGATGAACCGTCTGCGCAGCAAGGTCGGCATGGTCTTCCAGAAGCCGGTGCCGTTCCCGATGACGATCTTCGAGAACGTGGCCTATGGCATCCGTCACCACGAGAAGCTGTCGCGCAAGGACATGGAGAACCGGGTCGAGCAGGCCTTGCGCAACGCCGCGCTGTGGGACGAGGTGAAAGGCAAGCTCAAGCACAACGCGCTCGGCCTTTCCGGCGGCCAGCAGCAACGCCTGTGCATCGCCCGTGCGATCGCGCTGAAGCCCGAAGTGCTGCTGCTGGACGAACCCACATCGGCGCTGGACCCGATCGCCACCGGCCGCATCGAGCAACTGGTGGAGGAATTGAAAAGCCAGTTCACCATCGTCATCGTCACCCACAACATGCAACAGGCCGCACGCTGTTCCGACCAGACCGCCTTCATGTATCTGGGCGAACTGATCGAGTTCGACCAGACCGAAAAGATCTTCACCAAGCCGGGCAAGAAGCAGACCGAGGATTACATCACCGGACGCTTTGGGTGA